A segment of the Desulfitobacterium dehalogenans ATCC 51507 genome:
GTAAGTGAAATGACGGACGGAAGGGTAACATTAGGACCAGGGACTTTATATGGAGCTATAAATTCCATGCTTACAAAAAGATGGATTCGTTTATATAGTGAGGATAAAGAATCCAGAAAGAAAAAGGAATACCTGATTACCGATACAGGGAGAGAAATATTTCAAAATGAAATAAAAAGGTTAAATGAGCTTATAAAAAATGCAAAAAAGATGGATAATTAGGGGGAGTGACTCTATGTTAAAGTTCAAACTATATTTTGATAAAGATGCAGAAGAAGATTGGTTAAAGAAAATGTGTTTAAAGGGATGGGCATTAAAAAAATTTTTTCTGGGTTTTTATACTTTTGAAAAGTGTGATCCTGGGGAATACAATTATCAAATAGACTTGCTTGATAGTTGGAATGGAGAAAAAGATGATTATGCAGCTTTCATGGAGGATACGGGGGTAAAAGTAATAGCTCAATGGTGGAGATGGGTATACTTACAAAAAAGAGCATCAGATGGACCCTTTGAAATGTATACAGACGTAGAGTCAAAAATCGCCCATTACAGTAGAATCAAGAATTTTTTCAAGGTAGTTCTGGTTATAGAAGTCATGTGTTTCTTTATAGAATTGATGGCAGCCATTAATATTGGTTCTTATGTTTTCGGGATATTTACAGTATTACTCGCAGGACTATCTTTAGTAATGTTTAAAATGGTTTGGAGTTGTAACTGGAAAATTCAACAATATAACCATGAAAGAATGATGTAATACTCGCAAGATTTAATAGTGTCAAATCTTGCAGGGGTACGACCCAATGACCCATGGCGGTGGATATAAAGAGTAAAGAAAAAGGAATTCATGGTTTATTCGGAGAATATAAAAGGTACATAAAGGAGGTTTATCGAGTATGAGTGAAGGATTTCAACTAAAATCTCATTATCAATTGGCCATTGTCGGGTGCGGTCCCGCCGGGATGTCCGCTGCCTTAAATGCCAAAATTAGAAATAAAGACTTTATCCTTTTAGGAAGTGACTTTTGCAGTCCTAAATTGGCCAAAGCCCCCCAGATTGATAATTATCTCGGCTTTCATGAAATCAAAGGGGAGGACTTACGGCAGAATTTTTTAAACCATGTCAAAGCCATGGGTATTGAGATTGTTCCCTGGAAAGTTCTCAATATTTATCCCGGACCGCCTTTTACCCTGGTCGGGAACAATGAATCCTTTGAAGCCGATGCCGTGATTTTGGCCACAGGGGTATCCCCCACCAAACTTCTTCCCGGAGAAACAGATCTACTGGGGAGAGGAGTGGGCTATTGTGCCACTTGCGACGGCCCCTTGTACAAAGGGAAGAAAGTAGCGATCATTTCTTATAGTCATGAGGGAGAAGCCGAAGCCAACTTCATGGCTGAGATCTGCTCTGAAGTCTATTACCTGCCCTTCTATAAGGAAGTAGGTCGGCTTGACTCCAGAATCATCCAAAAGAAAGCCAGGATTAAAGAAATCTTCGGCACTCAGCAGGTAGAAAAGCTGGTTTTGGATAGTGAGGAAATCCCGGTGGACGGGGTATTCGTTCTGCGGGAAAGCCTGCCGGCAGAGCAGATTGTTCCGGGTTTGGACATGGAAAAGGGCGCTATCAAGGTAAACCGGGATTTGGAGACCAGTGTCCCAGGACTCTTCGCCGCCGGGGACTGCTCCGGACAGCCCTACCAATTGAACAAAGCGGTAGGGGAAGGAGGAACAGCGGCTCTCAATGCGATTAAGTATTTGGATGAGATGAAAAAAGAGTAGGTAGGGATCAAAACTCAAAGGGAGCTTCCCGTAAATAAATGCCATGAATTCTGTTGAATATCTGCAGAATTCATGGCATTTTTGCTGTTCAAAAAATCCCTGGGGAAGAAAGGCTGAAAAAAGGAATTGACATTAAATATAAAAATAAGTAAAATTTTAATAAAATGAACCTAAGTTCATTTCTTGAGTTCAAAAAATAACTGGGAGATAAGAGTTTTGAGATATCAGGAGAAGAGAATTAATCTTAAAGAACCCCTTGCCTTTTGGCGGAATTTTGAAGATGAAGAGAAAATGCTGTTTTATCATCCCTTTAAAAAGGAGCTCATTATTGGCACGATACCCCTGAAAAAGTTTTATGGGGAGGAAAACTTCCGGGGGTATCCTTATGTTTTTTCTAGAAAAACCTTCTTTCCTACACTCAAGGGCCCTCAGTGGGATGGCTTTGAGGATGAAACTACGGCATTTGAGTTTTATCTCGTGGAAAAAGAGGGGGAACAGAAGCTTTATTACAGGGATCAAGAGATTGAGATTCAAGATCAGGAGTGTATCCCCCGACGACATGATTATAAACTCACCGCCAAGGACTATGGGGAATGGCAGGGGCTATTTAATCAGGCTAAGGAAGAAATACGGAGCAAGAAAGTGGACAAGGTGGTCATTTCACGCCAAGTGGAGATCCAGTGTCGGACGGCAGTTGCTATCGAAAGTGTGTTGAAAAACCTTATGGAGAACAACCCCGGCTCCTTTGTGTTTGCCTGGTATAAGCAGGGCAAGACATTCCTAGGTGCAAGCCCGGAGGTTCTGGTAGAAAAAAATAAAGGTACGATCAGCAGCTATGCCTTAGCTGGGACAGGAGCACGTAATCAACAGGAAGCTGATGACATTCAGCAGGCAGCCCTTCTCAATGATCCCAAGAACCGTCATGAACATCAGCTGGTGGTTGATTATATCGCTGAGATTATGGAGAGCCATAGTGATGAGGTAGTCATCGGAGAGACGACCACCTTAGCCCTTAAGAATCTCTTTCATTTGAAAACTCCTATCCAAGGCAAGGTCAAGGAGAACAGCTCCTTGAGGGACTGGGTGTCCCGCTTGCACCCTACCCCGGCCTTGGGAGGATATCCCGCGGAAAAAGCGCTGGAGATCATTGCCCGTTATGAAAACCATGAACGAGGATTATATGGAGCTCCCCTGGGTGTGATGAATGAAGAAGGAGATGGGATCTTTGTGGTGGGAATCCGCTCGGCTCTGATTGAAGGGAATAAGCTTTATGCTTATACAGGCTGTGGAATCGTTGCCGACTCGGAGTGTGAGGCGGAATATCTGGAGACGGCTAATAAAGCAAGGACAATCTTAGAGAGTCTATAAAATGAAGGTGAAGAGGATGAGTAATTATATTGGAACTTTAGTTGATGAGCTGTATCAGATGGGAGTTCGGGAAGTGGTCATTAGCCCAGGTTCACGCTCAGCTCCATTATCCATCATATTTTGTGAGCATGATTTCCAGGTTTATGTCAGCATTGACGAACGGTCCGCGGGATTCTTTGCCTTAGGCATTGCCAAGGAAAAAGAAAGACCCGTTGTTCTGGTCTGCTCTTCAGGTTCGGCTGTCGCCCATTATTTCCCGGCGGTTGTTGAAGCCAAACATTCCAATGTTCCCTTAATTATTTTGACAGCCGATCGTCCTCCTGAATTACGCCAAGTAGGGGCCCCCCAAACCATCGATCAGATTAAGTTTTACCATGACTATACGAAATATTTTGAAGAACTGGCTCTGCCGGAAGAGCGGGAAGAGATGTATCCCTATGTCCGCGGGGTTATGCGCAAGGCTTACGTGAGTTCCATGACCGATGGCTATGGGGTAGCCCATATCAACATCCCCTTGCGTGAACCTTTGAGCCCGGATCTGGCTAAACTGGATTTCACCCTGGGCCGCCTGGAACATCCTTTTCAATGGCAGAGAGGAGAGAGCCGCTTAACCCTTAACAGCAAGATTTTTCAGGGGAAAAAGGGGATCATCGTCTGTGGAGGGGATGCTTATGCAGACTATCATGAGGAAGTCCTTAAGCTGGCAGAACGTTTAAAGGCACCTCTATTAGCTGATCCCATTTCCAACTTCCGCAATTATGGGCATCCCCAGATCATGGACAGCTATGATGTTTTCCTGAAAAAGGACACCGTCAAACAAGAGCTTAAGCCTGAGTTCATTCTCCACTTTGGTCAGACACCGGTCTCTAAGAACCTGCAGGAATTTCTCGCCATGGAGAGAGATGGACTTTATTTTCAGATCAATCAGACCTTCCAGTATCGGGATCCCTCACTATCCATTAATCGCTATATCCTTGCTTCCCCCAAAGCTTTTGCCCAAGCACTGAGTGTTCATAATGAAGATGATGACTACTTATACCTCTGGCAGGATTATCAGGGAAGGGCTCGTCAAAAACTGCAGCTTGCCCATGATGAAACAGAACTATTTGAAGGGGGATTAATACAGAGATTACAAGATATCCTGCCGGCTGAAAGCCGTTTATTTGTCGCCAACAGCATGGCCATTCGGGATGTGGACTATTTCCTGGGGTCACAACCGCAAAAGCTTAAAATTCTGTGCAACCGAGGAGCCAACGGCATAGATGGAATTACATCCACCGCTTTGGGGGTTTCTACTAATCACTATCCCACCGTGCTCCTCACCGGTGATTTGTCCTTCTTTCATGATTTGAATGGACTGCAGATCGGGAAAAACCACCGATTGAATTTGATCATTATCCTCTTAAACAATAATGGGGGAGGAATCTTCAACTACTTATCTCACAGCAAGAGCAGACATTTTGAATTTCTCTTCAAGACCCCCCATGACATGGACTTCGGTGGGCTAAAAACCCTGTACGGTCTGACCTATTTTGAGCCGCTGGATTATAAGAGCTTCGAGGAAGATGTTGAGAAGGCTCTTTCCTTAGAAGGGATCAAGGTATTAAATGTGAAAATCGATCCCCAAGGAAGCAAAAGATTGCATGAGAAGTACACCTGTATCGACTAAAAGAATGATAGGAGGGGTTAGAGTGAAAAAATTTTGCTGGGAACCAACCAAGAGAAACTACGAGGACATTATTTACGAGACCTGGGGGGGAATAGGCAAGATAACCATCAACAGGCCGGAAGTCCGCAATGCTTTCCGGCCCAGAACCATTATGGAGTTAATGGATGCCTTTATGGCTGCTCGAGATGACAGCCACATCGGAGTGATTATTCTAACGGGAGCCAACCATGGCCAAGGTCAAGAGAAGGAAGCCTTTTGTTCCGGAGGGGATCAGCGGGTTCGTGGTCATGGGGGGTATGTAGGAGAGGATCAGATACCCCGGCTTAATGTATTGGACCTTCAGCGTCTGATCCGGGTCACTCCTAAGCCCGTCATAGCCATGGTCAATGGCTTTGCCATCGGGGGAGGGCATGTTTTACATATCGTCTGTGATTTAACGATTGCTTCTGAAAATGCCCGGTTTGGTCAGACAGGCCCTCAAGTGGGTTCCTTTGACGGGGGGTATGGTGCCGGTTATCTTGCCCGGATCATCGGGCACAAAAAAGCCCGGGAGATTTGGTATCTATGCCGTCAATATACAGCTCAGGAAGCTTTGGCGATGGGACTGGTGAATGCTGTGGTTCCCTTTGGGGAGCTGGAAGAAGAGACGGTAAGATGGGCCGAAGAAATTTTGCAGCATTCCCCAACTGCTTTGCGTTTTCTCAAAGCGGCCTTTAATGCCGATACGGACGGATTGGCCGGCCTACAGCAATTAGCCGGTGATGCGACCCTGCTCTACTATACAACCGATGAAGCGAAAGAAGGGCGGGATGCCTTCAAGGAAAAGCGCAAGCCTGATTTTCAGCAGTTTCCGAAATTCCCCTAAAAGTAAAAACTCAGAAGCAGGTGAGATTCGTGAACTGGCTCACAAAACAAGCCCGGAAAAAGGGAAAGCAAAGATTCTTAAACCATCTCTCCTTTGCAGAAGTGGAGAACCTTGTCCAAGAGCGGGCAGGCCGCTTGTACCCCTATGTCAAGGATGAGACCAGAGTAGCTCTCTATGCCCGCAACTCCGTTGAGACCGTCTTGTTTTTTCTGGCCTTGCAAGGATTGCAAAAGGAAGTATTCATGATCAATATCCGCCTCACTGAGGATGAAATCAGGAGAAAACTAACGAACTTAAAGATAGGCGTTGTTTTTTCCGAGGATCAGACCTTTATTTCCTTTCAGGATGTTCTTAACCAGCCCTTAGAGAGACAAGATGAAGGAAGGGGAGGGTATGCCCCGGAACAGATTGCTGTCATTATGGATACCAGTGCCACCCATGGTGTAGCCAAATCGGTTCCACTGCGCTGGAGGAATTTGGAGGCACATGTCCGGGCTTCTCAGCAAGTCTTGGGGGTTCGGGAAGAAGATAACTGGCTGCTGGTACTTCCTCTCTATCATATAGGCGGTTTAGCCATCGTGTTGCGCAGCCTCTATAATGGTACCGCTGTTACTTTGACGGCAGGGTTTGATGAAGAAGAGACCTTGAAATTGATCGAAGAAGAAAAGGTCAATCTCCTTTCCCTTGTCCCGACAATGCTTCACCGCATTCTGGATCGAATCCGCGGACATTCCTTGCGAGCTGTTCTGGTTAGTGGGGAATTCATTCCCGAGGCCTTGGTGGCAGCATCCTTAAGGAAAGGGATACCCATTTATAAATCCTATGGCATGACCGAGACGGCCAGTCAGGCCACAACCTTTTGCGTCTCTGAGCACCCCATGAAGCTCAAGTCTGTAGGCTATCCTTTACCAGGAATCAAAGTCCATATTCATAACCCCGATAGAGAGGAAGTCGGTGAAATAATCCTCCGGGGACCGATGGTCATGGACGGCTATCTGAGTGAAGAGCCGATTCAGGAGTTTCTTCATACCCAGGACATTGGCTATCTGGATGAAGATGGCTATCTTTTCATTCTGGATCGGCGTGACAATATCATTATCTCCGGGGGTGAAAACATCTACCCTCAGGAGATCGAGAATATCCTCTATGCTCATCCCGCTGTATCAGAGTGTGCAATTGTGGCGATGAAGGATAAGAAATGGGGACAAGTGCCGGCCCTATTTATCGTCTCTGCGTTGGAGGATGAGGAGATTAGGAATTATCTTTCCGCAAGAATCGCCAGGTATAAACACCCCAAGAAAATCCTTCACCTTAGGGAGCTCCCCAAAAATTCCACAGGGAAACTATTAAAAAAGGCTTTGGGTGAGATGGTTAATGAGGATTGAAAGAATCGAAGTGTTACATTTAAATATGCCGATGAAATTCACCTTTCGAACGGCTCAAGGAACGATCAGTCAGCGGGAAACTCTCGTGATCAAAGTGACGGATGAACTGGGGAACTTGGGGTACGGCGAAGTGGTGGCCTTTAATGAGCCCTTTTATAGTTCCGAGACGCTGTCCTCTGCCCAAAAAGTCCTCCTTGAGGAACTTCTTCCCCAGCTTCTAAACAAGGAAATCGACCATCCTTTTGAGATTCACCTGGGCTTTCGGGGAAACTCTCCCATGGCTATGGCCGGAATAGAAAACGCTCTTTTGGATGGCTTCGCCAAAGGACAGAATAAGTCGATGATGAAGCTGCTGTTTAATGAAGAGACCAGGAAGGAAATCTATGGCGGCATGGTGCTGGGGGATTTGGAGCTGCCCATCCTCTTGGAAAAAATTCAAGAGAATCTTCAAGAGGGATATAGACGCTTTAAAATCAAAATCAAGCCTGAGGACGG
Coding sequences within it:
- a CDS encoding NAD(P)/FAD-dependent oxidoreductase yields the protein MSEGFQLKSHYQLAIVGCGPAGMSAALNAKIRNKDFILLGSDFCSPKLAKAPQIDNYLGFHEIKGEDLRQNFLNHVKAMGIEIVPWKVLNIYPGPPFTLVGNNESFEADAVILATGVSPTKLLPGETDLLGRGVGYCATCDGPLYKGKKVAIISYSHEGEAEANFMAEICSEVYYLPFYKEVGRLDSRIIQKKARIKEIFGTQQVEKLVLDSEEIPVDGVFVLRESLPAEQIVPGLDMEKGAIKVNRDLETSVPGLFAAGDCSGQPYQLNKAVGEGGTAALNAIKYLDEMKKE
- the menD gene encoding 2-succinyl-5-enolpyruvyl-6-hydroxy-3-cyclohexene-1-carboxylic-acid synthase; amino-acid sequence: MSNYIGTLVDELYQMGVREVVISPGSRSAPLSIIFCEHDFQVYVSIDERSAGFFALGIAKEKERPVVLVCSSGSAVAHYFPAVVEAKHSNVPLIILTADRPPELRQVGAPQTIDQIKFYHDYTKYFEELALPEEREEMYPYVRGVMRKAYVSSMTDGYGVAHINIPLREPLSPDLAKLDFTLGRLEHPFQWQRGESRLTLNSKIFQGKKGIIVCGGDAYADYHEEVLKLAERLKAPLLADPISNFRNYGHPQIMDSYDVFLKKDTVKQELKPEFILHFGQTPVSKNLQEFLAMERDGLYFQINQTFQYRDPSLSINRYILASPKAFAQALSVHNEDDDYLYLWQDYQGRARQKLQLAHDETELFEGGLIQRLQDILPAESRLFVANSMAIRDVDYFLGSQPQKLKILCNRGANGIDGITSTALGVSTNHYPTVLLTGDLSFFHDLNGLQIGKNHRLNLIIILLNNNGGGIFNYLSHSKSRHFEFLFKTPHDMDFGGLKTLYGLTYFEPLDYKSFEEDVEKALSLEGIKVLNVKIDPQGSKRLHEKYTCID
- a CDS encoding DUF2812 domain-containing protein, whose protein sequence is MLKFKLYFDKDAEEDWLKKMCLKGWALKKFFLGFYTFEKCDPGEYNYQIDLLDSWNGEKDDYAAFMEDTGVKVIAQWWRWVYLQKRASDGPFEMYTDVESKIAHYSRIKNFFKVVLVIEVMCFFIELMAAINIGSYVFGIFTVLLAGLSLVMFKMVWSCNWKIQQYNHERMM
- the menE gene encoding o-succinylbenzoate--CoA ligase, whose protein sequence is MNWLTKQARKKGKQRFLNHLSFAEVENLVQERAGRLYPYVKDETRVALYARNSVETVLFFLALQGLQKEVFMINIRLTEDEIRRKLTNLKIGVVFSEDQTFISFQDVLNQPLERQDEGRGGYAPEQIAVIMDTSATHGVAKSVPLRWRNLEAHVRASQQVLGVREEDNWLLVLPLYHIGGLAIVLRSLYNGTAVTLTAGFDEEETLKLIEEEKVNLLSLVPTMLHRILDRIRGHSLRAVLVSGEFIPEALVAASLRKGIPIYKSYGMTETASQATTFCVSEHPMKLKSVGYPLPGIKVHIHNPDREEVGEIILRGPMVMDGYLSEEPIQEFLHTQDIGYLDEDGYLFILDRRDNIIISGGENIYPQEIENILYAHPAVSECAIVAMKDKKWGQVPALFIVSALEDEEIRNYLSARIARYKHPKKILHLRELPKNSTGKLLKKALGEMVNED
- a CDS encoding PadR family transcriptional regulator; translated protein: MDTNGPLTEALFYILLTVRTPNHGYGIIQDVSEMTDGRVTLGPGTLYGAINSMLTKRWIRLYSEDKESRKKKEYLITDTGREIFQNEIKRLNELIKNAKKMDN
- a CDS encoding isochorismate synthase; protein product: MRYQEKRINLKEPLAFWRNFEDEEKMLFYHPFKKELIIGTIPLKKFYGEENFRGYPYVFSRKTFFPTLKGPQWDGFEDETTAFEFYLVEKEGEQKLYYRDQEIEIQDQECIPRRHDYKLTAKDYGEWQGLFNQAKEEIRSKKVDKVVISRQVEIQCRTAVAIESVLKNLMENNPGSFVFAWYKQGKTFLGASPEVLVEKNKGTISSYALAGTGARNQQEADDIQQAALLNDPKNRHEHQLVVDYIAEIMESHSDEVVIGETTTLALKNLFHLKTPIQGKVKENSSLRDWVSRLHPTPALGGYPAEKALEIIARYENHERGLYGAPLGVMNEEGDGIFVVGIRSALIEGNKLYAYTGCGIVADSECEAEYLETANKARTILESL
- the menB gene encoding 1,4-dihydroxy-2-naphthoyl-CoA synthase translates to MKKFCWEPTKRNYEDIIYETWGGIGKITINRPEVRNAFRPRTIMELMDAFMAARDDSHIGVIILTGANHGQGQEKEAFCSGGDQRVRGHGGYVGEDQIPRLNVLDLQRLIRVTPKPVIAMVNGFAIGGGHVLHIVCDLTIASENARFGQTGPQVGSFDGGYGAGYLARIIGHKKAREIWYLCRQYTAQEALAMGLVNAVVPFGELEEETVRWAEEILQHSPTALRFLKAAFNADTDGLAGLQQLAGDATLLYYTTDEAKEGRDAFKEKRKPDFQQFPKFP